The following is a genomic window from Burkholderia cepacia ATCC 25416.
ATGGCGCGTATCGGCGTCGGCGTCGCGCACGTGCGGCGTGCCGGGCGCGCTCATCCGGCGCGTGGCGTCGGCCATCTCCGCCCCGTCGAGCGGGCGCTCGAGCAGCTTCGCCGCGTGATACGCGTACACCGGGCAGTTCAGGCAGCGCAGGCACTCGTTCAGCCGCTCGCACGTGCGGTCGCCGCGCGTGCCGATCCGGTTCCAGCAATCGTCGACGTCGATCGTCGTCTCGTCAATGGCAGCGGCGGCGCGGTTCATGAATTCCTCTGGTCATCGCGGTGTCGGTCCCCAACCCGTAGTCTTGTCAGCCGGCCGAGCGCCGTGCACGCTCGAGCAGCCATTGCGCGCCCGCGCGATCGCCGCCGACGTCGAGCAGCGTCGCGAGATGGGTCAGCGCTTCGTGATGCGTGGGCCGCAGGTACAGCGCCTTCCTGTAGAAGTCGCCGGCTTCCGATGCGCGCCCGCGCGCATCCGCGATCAGCCCGTTCAGGTAGAACGCATCGGCGTGCGGCCCGACGCGCGCCGAGAACTGCGCGAGCACGCGCTCGGCCTCGTCGAACGCGCCGGCATTCGCCAGCGCCTGTGCGTCTTCCAGCGTCGGCGCGGGGCCTTCGGCCACCGGTGCGACCGTTGCAACGGGCGCAACCGGTTCGGCCGCCGCTGCCGGCAGATCGGCCCGCGCGTCGAACGCGGCCGCGTGCATGGCCGGCGGCGCTGCCGCGAACGGCTCGCGTGCGTCGCCGAGCCAGGCCGGCGGCGCGACCGCCAGCACCGGGCGTGTCGCCGCGGGCGGCGCGACCGTGAAGCGCTCCGCGCGCCGGTACGGCGCCGCCGCCACGGACAGCGGCGCCGCCGGCCGGGCCGCGTAGGCATCGGGCGCCGCGCCGGCGGGCTCGCGATGAAACGCGAATGCGAGCGGCACGCGCGCCGAGCGCATCCCGTGCCGCATCGCGACCCCCGTCTCGGCCGGCCCGACGAACAGCACGCCGTCGTCGGCAAGACGCTCGCCGAGCGCGCGGATCACGCGATCCTGCGCGTCGCGATCGAAGTAGATCAGCACGTTGCGGCAGAACACGAAATCGTAGCGAAGGCCCGTGTCCGCCGCCGGTTCGACGAGGTTCGCCTGACTGAACTGCACACAGGCGCGCACGCGCTCGTCGAGCAGCCAGCCCTCGCGGGTCGGCGTGAAGTGCCGCGCGCGAAATTCCGTCGCGGTGCCGCGAAACGCGTTGCGCCCGTAACAGCCGAGCCGCGCCTGCTCGATCGCGCGCGTGCTGAGGTCGATCGCGTCGATCGTGAAACTGGCCGGGTCGAGCCCCGCGTCGAGCAGCGCCATCGCCGCCGAAAACGGCTCCTCGCCCGTCGAGCACGGCGCGCTCAGCACGCGGATCACGCGGCCGGGCAGCGCCGCGAGCCGGTCGGCCGCGAGCCGCGCGAGCGTCGCGAAGGCCTCGCGGTCGCGGAAAAACCAGGTCTCGGGCACGACGAACAGCTCGATCAGCGCACGCCGTTCGTCGGCCGACGCGTTGAGCTGCTGCCAGTAGGCGTCGAGCGCGTCCTGCGTCACGGGCGGCCGCGCCGCCGACGACAGGCGCTCGCCGTCCGCCTGCAGCGCGTGCACGCGCTCCGTCAGCGCGCGGGTCAGGAAATCGTTGCCGAGCGAATCGGGGTCGATGCCGGTCTCGCGCAGCAGCCAGCCGCGAAATCGCGATTCGGACTCTTTCATGCGGACTCTCCCCCGTGGCCCGGCAGGCCGTCGTCGAACAGATACAGGCGTGCAACGTCGTCGATCAGGTCGGCAACCGATACCTGCTGCACGACGCCGTCGGGCGTATTCGCGACGGGCCCGAGCCAGCGCGTGCGCGCGGTCGAGATGCCGCTCGCGCGAAACGCCGCGCGGTCGATCCGCATCGTCTGCGTCGCACGCTCGACGATCAGCCCGATCGTGCGCTCGCCGCCCGCCTCGCGCGCCCGGTAGCGAACCATCACGAGCCGCGTCGAGCGCAGCGCATGCGCGCGGCGCCCGAGCGCCAGCATCGGCACGTCGATCACCGGCACCGGCTGGCCGCCGCGCATCAGCAGCCCGGCAATCCATTCGGGTGCGCCGGGCACGGCTTTCGTGACCGCGAGCGGCAGCACCTCGTCGATGCCGGCCGCGTCGAGCGCATAGCGTTCGCCGTCGAGCTCGAACATCAGGAACAGCGCATGCGCGCCGTTTTGCGTGTCCGCGCGCATCACGCGTCGACCTTGAAGCGCGACACGCTGGTGCGCAACTGGTTCGCGACGAGCGTCAGGTCGTCGATCGCCTGCGACGACTGGCGCAGCGACTCGGCCGTCTGCTGCGCGGCCTCCGACAGCTGCGACAGCGCCTGCGTGATCTGCTCCGCGCCGTTCGCCTGCGTCTGCATCCCTTCGTTGACCATCTGGAAGCGCGGCGAGAGCGTCTGCACCTCGGCGATGATCTGCGACAGCTGCCCGCCGACCTGCTGCACGTCGAGCATCCCCCTGCGCACTTCCTCGGAGAACTTGTCCATTCCCATCACGCCCGCCGATACCGCCGACTGGATCTCCTTCACCGTCTGCTCGATATCGTAGGTCGCGACCGCCGTCTGGTCGGCGAGGCGGCGGATCTCGGTCGCGACGACCGCGAAGCCGCGGCCGTATTCGCCGGCCTTCTCGGCCTCGATCGCGGCGTTCAGCGACAGCAGGTTGGTCTGGTCGGCCACCTTGGTGATGGTCGCGACCACCTGGTTGATGTTCAGCGCCTTCTCGTTGAGGATCGCGAGCTTCGCGTTCACCGAGCCGGCCGCGTCCATCACGCTGCGCATCGTCTCGCCCATCCGCGTGAGCCCGCTCTGGCTCACGCCCGCGAGTGTGGCCGACTGCTCCGCCACGCCGGCCACTTCGTTCATCGTGCGCACCAGGTCGCGCGACGTCGCGAAGATTTCGCGCGAGGTCGCGCCGATCTCGGTCGTCGTCGCCGCGGTTTCGTTCGCGGTCGCCTGCTGCTCGCGCGACGTCGCCGCGATCTCGGCGACCGACGTCGTCACCTGCAGCGACGACTGCTGCGCACGCGCGACGAGCTCGGTCAGTTCGTCGGCCATCCGGTTGAAGCCCGTCTCGAGCGTGCCGAATTCGTCGCGACGGCGCAGGTCGAGGCGGCGCGTCAGGTTGCCGGTACGCATCACGTCGTGCACCTCGACGAGCCGCGCCATCGGGACGGTGACCGAACGGTACAGCATGTAGCCGAACCCGAGCGCCGACAGCAGCATGATCGCCAGTGCGGTCGCGAGCACCACCTCGGTGTCCTGCACGGATTCACGGATCAGCTTCGCCGACTGATCGGCGAACTTGCGGTTTTCCTGCACGAGAATATTCGCATTGCGCACGACCTCGGCCCATGCGGGCTGCACCTTCACATACCCGGCGACCGCGTCGTCGTGCGATTGACGGTGCCGCTGCACCGCTTCGTTCAGCAGCGGCAGGTAGTGGTCGTAGGTGCCCCGGAAGGTCGCGAAGCGCTGCCGGTCGTCATCGCGAAATATCGAGTTCTGGTACTCGACCGACAACGAATCGATGTCCTTCGCCGCTTCGGCGATCTTCGCGAGATCGCGCTGGACGCTTTCGGGATCGGTCTCGACGAACGTCGCCTGCTGCAGCAGCATGAACGATTCATTCACTGCGCCGCGCAGCGACGACGCGAGGTAGACGCCGGGCAGCGAATCGCGCTCGATGCTGACGGCTTCGCTGTTGATCGCACGCAATCGCTCGTAGGACACGCCGGCTGTCACCAGCATCAGCACGAACAGCACGCCGAAGCTGAGCAGGATGCGATTGCCGAGCGTCAGCCGGGCAGCGCCGATCGTCGGATGCAGGCTTTCATTGGTCGCGCGGGGCGTCACGGTGGCCATGTTCGTTATGGGCTTTCTAATATCAGCGTTGAAAAAATCCGCGCCCGCCTGCGCGCCGGACGGCGCGCCACGAGCGCATCAGGGCTTGCAGGCGGCGCGGCGCCGGCAGGCCGCGCCGCGAAATCACCGCTCTGCTTGCGCCGGCAGCCGAAGCGCGACCATGAAGCCGCGCGCCGTATTGCGCATCAGGATCTGGCCGCGATGCCGCGCCGCCGTCGCGCGGACGAACGCGAGCCCGAGGCCGAAGCCGCCGCGCGCCGCGCCATGCGCGGTCTCGAGCTGCACGAACGACTCGGTCGCGGCCGTGCGCTGCTCCGGCGCGATTCCCGCGCCGGTATCCTCGACGCCGATCAGCCATGCACCGTCCTCGCCGCTCAGCGTGCAGTGCACGTCCGTGCCGGCCGGGCCGTACTTCAGCCCGTTGTCGATCAGGTTCGCGACCGCGCGCGTCAGCATCATGCGGTCGCCCATCGTCACGCACTCGGTATCGGGCACGTGCGCGGTGACCCGGCTGCCGAGCCCGGCGGCCTTCTCCCACAGCTGGTCGACGGCGTCGAGCACGATCTCGTTGAGGCTCACGACCTCGTGCGCGCGGCGCTCGGACCGCGCGCGGGTCAGGTGGATGAAGCCGTCGGCAAGCGCGAGCGCGCGCCGCGCATGGCCGGCAATGCGTTCCATGATCGCCGGCATCTCGCCGTGCTCGGCGCGGTAGACGTCGAGCAGCGCGAGGATCGACGTCTGCGGCGAACGCATGTCGTGCGACAGGAAGTCGAGCGCCTCGTCGCGCTGCCGGGACATCAGGTACGAATTCGAGTGATAGCGGATCCGTGCGGCCAGCTCCATCGCGTCGGGGAGCTTCACCAGATAGTCGTTCGCGCCGGCGATGAACGCCTCGCGCTTGACGATCGGCTCCTCCTTCGCGGACAGCACGATGATCGGCACGCGAGCCGTGCCGGCGTCCGCGCGCCACGCACGGACGAGATCGAGGCCGTCGATCTCCGGCATCACGAGATCCTGCAGGATGACCGTCGGCTTCACGTCGCGCGCGACCGCCATCGCCCGGTGCGCGTCGGTGCACACGTGCAGGTCGATGTCGTGTTCGCTGCGCAGCGCGCGGCGGATCACCTCGCCGACGAACGGTTGATCGTCGACGAGAAGGACCGATAACCCCGATTCAAGACAATCCGAGGCATTATCAACGCTCGATTCTTTCATAAATACAGTTTCAAACGCCGATTCTCCAATCGATTCTTTCATAGGAGTTGTTTATCAGACTTGGGACGCTATCTTAATTCGGCGGTTGAAAAAACCGCCCGATTCCGCCGATTTGGCCTGTCGGCATTGGCCTTGCAGGGCTCCGGACGCCGATTTCTCCCCGTTGGCGGCCGCATTACCTCCGCATCCTTTCTCTCAATAAACATAACCGGCTGATTCTAAATGAAATTAGAACACAGCATCTATCTCCTTCCGGTTTAGTTTTGCCAAATATGCAGAAAGAGACGGAATCAGTTAAATCAGATCATTTCCGGATTCGAAAGACGATAACGTTTGCGAGACCGGCGCCATAAGGTTTGCATGCGCTGCAAGGCTGGTTGTCCGCTTCATTTGGGGCCGGATGGAAATGCGCCGAATCGGCGGGCGCGAGGAAGAAAAAAAGCGCGCCGGACAACGATCTGCCCATGCGCGCTTCCGGTCGGCCGGCAGCGGCCGCTGGATGACGGCATGACGGTGCCGTGCAGCCTTATCCGCGCGCGTGCTGCGCGGACACTTCCTGCAGGTCGAGGTCGCGTTCGAGCGCATGCAGCATTTCGTCGTGGATGCGGCCCGAACGGTGCAGGCGCAACAATTCGGCGCGCCCGGCCCTGATCGCGGCCAGCACGACGTCGTAGTGCGCGGTGCGCACTTCCGCCGGGTACGCCGGTTCGTCCTTCGCCCGTTCGGTCAATTCCGCGCGATACGTGTACTGCTCGAGCAGGCGCGGATGGATCACGACCCCGTTCTCGTCGCGCACGAGCGGCTGGATCGCCGCGAGTTGCGCGGCCTCGACGTACGCCCACGTCTGCGGCTCGGTCAGGTGGTGCGCCGCGCGCTCTTCGCGCTGCGGCAGGCGCAGCAGCCGGATCAGCGGCCCGATCGTCGTGCCCTGCAGCAGCACGGTGACGAGGATCACCGCGAACGACGCGACCAGGATCACGTCGCGGCCGGGCATCGCCTCGGGCAGCGACAGCGCGATCGCCAGCGTGACGACGCCGCGCATCCCGGCCCAGCTCATGATCGTCGCGGCCTTCCAGTCCGGCGCCTCGCCGCGCCGCGCGATCCCGCGCACCGGCCATTTCAGCGCCTCGACCGCGTAGATCCACACGAAGCGCGACACGATCACCGCCGCCAGCACCGCGAACATCGGCGGCACCATCGTGGCGAGCACCTGCTCGAAGCCGCCGAGCCGGTGGATCGCGCCGCGCAGCGACAGCCCGATCAACACGAACACCATCGCTTCGAGCAGGAACACGATGACCTGCCAGAACGCGGTGCCGCGCGTGCGCACGGCCGCCGAGAACACCTCGTGCTGATGCCAGCCGACGATCATGCCGGCCGTGACGGTGGCGATCACGCCGGATACCTCGACCATTTCACCCGCGATATAGGCGATCCAGCCGGTGATCACCGCGACGGTGATCACGAGATAGTCGTCGTCGAGCTGCTTCAGGAACCACACGACGAGCTTGCCGACCACGAAGCCGATCGCCACGCCGCCGAGCCCGAGCTCCGCGAAGCGCACGACCGCGTGCTCGAGGCTGAATGCGCCGGTGAGCGCGGCCGCGACCGCGAAGCGGAACAGCACGAGGCCGGCCGCATCGTTCAGCAGGCTCTCGCCTTCGAGCAGCACCATTAGCCGGCGCGGCAGCGCGACGCGTTCGAGCACGGCCTTCGCCGCAACGGCGTCGGGCGGCGACACGATCGCGCCGAGCGCGAAGCACGCGGCCCACGGCAGCGACGGCGCCACCCAGTGCACGGCGAAGCCGACCGCGAACGTCGTGAACACGACCGCGCCGATCGCCAGCAGCAGGATGCCGCCGACGTTGCGCTTGAACTCCTCCCACACCGAGAAGTACGCGCCGTCCATCAGCAGCGGCGGAAGGAACACCAGCAGCACCAGTTCTGGATCGAGATCGATCGGCGGCAGGCCGGGGATGAACGCGATGCCGATGCCGCCGATCAGCAGCGCGGCCGCGGGCGGCAGCCGCAGCCGCTTGGCGACGCATTCGAGCGCGACGATCGCGAGAAATGACAACAAAACCAGCTTG
Proteins encoded in this region:
- a CDS encoding Na+/H+ antiporter gives rise to the protein MSPVSAFKLVLLSFLAIVALECVAKRLRLPPAAALLIGGIGIAFIPGLPPIDLDPELVLLVFLPPLLMDGAYFSVWEEFKRNVGGILLLAIGAVVFTTFAVGFAVHWVAPSLPWAACFALGAIVSPPDAVAAKAVLERVALPRRLMVLLEGESLLNDAAGLVLFRFAVAAALTGAFSLEHAVVRFAELGLGGVAIGFVVGKLVVWFLKQLDDDYLVITVAVITGWIAYIAGEMVEVSGVIATVTAGMIVGWHQHEVFSAAVRTRGTAFWQVIVFLLEAMVFVLIGLSLRGAIHRLGGFEQVLATMVPPMFAVLAAVIVSRFVWIYAVEALKWPVRGIARRGEAPDWKAATIMSWAGMRGVVTLAIALSLPEAMPGRDVILVASFAVILVTVLLQGTTIGPLIRLLRLPQREERAAHHLTEPQTWAYVEAAQLAAIQPLVRDENGVVIHPRLLEQYTYRAELTERAKDEPAYPAEVRTAHYDVVLAAIRAGRAELLRLHRSGRIHDEMLHALERDLDLQEVSAQHARG
- a CDS encoding methyl-accepting chemotaxis protein; the protein is MATVTPRATNESLHPTIGAARLTLGNRILLSFGVLFVLMLVTAGVSYERLRAINSEAVSIERDSLPGVYLASSLRGAVNESFMLLQQATFVETDPESVQRDLAKIAEAAKDIDSLSVEYQNSIFRDDDRQRFATFRGTYDHYLPLLNEAVQRHRQSHDDAVAGYVKVQPAWAEVVRNANILVQENRKFADQSAKLIRESVQDTEVVLATALAIMLLSALGFGYMLYRSVTVPMARLVEVHDVMRTGNLTRRLDLRRRDEFGTLETGFNRMADELTELVARAQQSSLQVTTSVAEIAATSREQQATANETAATTTEIGATSREIFATSRDLVRTMNEVAGVAEQSATLAGVSQSGLTRMGETMRSVMDAAGSVNAKLAILNEKALNINQVVATITKVADQTNLLSLNAAIEAEKAGEYGRGFAVVATEIRRLADQTAVATYDIEQTVKEIQSAVSAGVMGMDKFSEEVRRGMLDVQQVGGQLSQIIAEVQTLSPRFQMVNEGMQTQANGAEQITQALSQLSEAAQQTAESLRQSSQAIDDLTLVANQLRTSVSRFKVDA
- a CDS encoding CheR family methyltransferase; translated protein: MKESESRFRGWLLRETGIDPDSLGNDFLTRALTERVHALQADGERLSSAARPPVTQDALDAYWQQLNASADERRALIELFVVPETWFFRDREAFATLARLAADRLAALPGRVIRVLSAPCSTGEEPFSAAMALLDAGLDPASFTIDAIDLSTRAIEQARLGCYGRNAFRGTATEFRARHFTPTREGWLLDERVRACVQFSQANLVEPAADTGLRYDFVFCRNVLIYFDRDAQDRVIRALGERLADDGVLFVGPAETGVAMRHGMRSARVPLAFAFHREPAGAAPDAYAARPAAPLSVAAAPYRRAERFTVAPPAATRPVLAVAPPAWLGDAREPFAAAPPAMHAAAFDARADLPAAAAEPVAPVATVAPVAEGPAPTLEDAQALANAGAFDEAERVLAQFSARVGPHADAFYLNGLIADARGRASEAGDFYRKALYLRPTHHEALTHLATLLDVGGDRAGAQWLLERARRSAG
- a CDS encoding chemotaxis protein CheW, encoding MRADTQNGAHALFLMFELDGERYALDAAGIDEVLPLAVTKAVPGAPEWIAGLLMRGGQPVPVIDVPMLALGRRAHALRSTRLVMVRYRAREAGGERTIGLIVERATQTMRIDRAAFRASGISTARTRWLGPVANTPDGVVQQVSVADLIDDVARLYLFDDGLPGHGGESA
- a CDS encoding hybrid sensor histidine kinase/response regulator is translated as MKESIGESAFETVFMKESSVDNASDCLESGLSVLLVDDQPFVGEVIRRALRSEHDIDLHVCTDAHRAMAVARDVKPTVILQDLVMPEIDGLDLVRAWRADAGTARVPIIVLSAKEEPIVKREAFIAGANDYLVKLPDAMELAARIRYHSNSYLMSRQRDEALDFLSHDMRSPQTSILALLDVYRAEHGEMPAIMERIAGHARRALALADGFIHLTRARSERRAHEVVSLNEIVLDAVDQLWEKAAGLGSRVTAHVPDTECVTMGDRMMLTRAVANLIDNGLKYGPAGTDVHCTLSGEDGAWLIGVEDTGAGIAPEQRTAATESFVQLETAHGAARGGFGLGLAFVRATAARHRGQILMRNTARGFMVALRLPAQAER